In a genomic window of Fusobacterium sp.:
- a CDS encoding SoxR reducing system RseC family protein, whose amino-acid sequence MLNKGIIKEINGDKIVVKLYKDTACSHCSGCSGDTKYGKDFEFTTDRKADIGDTVTFEISAGKIIKAASIAYVFPAVAMILGYFIASKLGFSENQSIASSFIALGVSFVCLFLYDKFIVKKQKNSEIDIISIEKEDIDEMIDSCKNKDIF is encoded by the coding sequence ATGTTAAATAAAGGTATAATCAAAGAGATAAATGGAGATAAAATAGTAGTAAAATTATATAAAGATACAGCATGTTCACATTGCAGTGGGTGTAGTGGAGACACAAAATATGGAAAAGACTTTGAATTTACAACAGATAGAAAAGCTGATATAGGAGATACAGTTACATTTGAAATATCAGCTGGAAAAATTATAAAAGCAGCTTCTATTGCATATGTATTTCCTGCTGTAGCAATGATATTAGGTTATTTTATAGCAAGTAAACTGGGATTTTCTGAAAACCAGAGTATTGCTTCAAGTTTTATAGCATTAGGAGTATCTTTTGTGTGTTTGTTTCTCTATGACAAGTTTATAGTTAAAAAACAAAAAAATTCTGAAATAGATATAATTTCTATTGAAAAAGAAGATATAGATGAAATGATAGACAGCTGCAAAAATAAAGATATATTTTAA
- a CDS encoding ABC transporter permease — MKRILKFLHLKYLYLYFIIYFISSYFFNGKLKSTGIYLILGNYLGIIIFPVLFMLILSPLFFFIKDRKKKMIFNVKLHAFFILLISCLYLFITYKLELPFTKELADDNIIEKFLNLSIYKYKIGFIAAYLFYLILKNIMFCYIYSGLGFLIFCTFFLITAKFIKTTICRIYHEHKEKKRIQKEEQLLREQIAIKEALEKREADKKLKMELEKEIRIKERVEEVILNKELVLESYSIDENKNNDIINNIKEPDITEEDEEFLKIIDPDFFIKLKEEKPKEEISEQKEKKENPASDMAYENTIDFPLFTITDSSEKEKTFEEINDNTENLIENNLEKSIKKSKKERELLTIRSPGGKKDDSSF, encoded by the coding sequence ATGAAAAGAATATTGAAATTTTTACACTTGAAATATTTATATCTTTACTTTATTATTTATTTCATATCAAGTTATTTCTTTAATGGTAAATTAAAAAGTACTGGAATATATTTAATTTTAGGAAATTATCTTGGTATTATAATTTTTCCAGTTTTATTTATGCTAATACTTTCACCACTTTTTTTCTTTATCAAAGATAGAAAGAAAAAAATGATATTTAATGTAAAATTACATGCCTTTTTCATTTTGTTAATAAGCTGTCTTTATCTTTTCATAACATATAAATTAGAACTTCCTTTTACTAAGGAATTAGCAGATGACAATATCATAGAAAAATTTCTCAATCTTTCTATATATAAATATAAAATAGGATTTATAGCAGCTTATTTATTCTATCTTATTTTAAAAAATATTATGTTTTGCTATATTTATTCTGGACTTGGTTTTTTAATATTTTGTACTTTTTTTCTTATAACTGCAAAATTCATTAAAACAACAATATGCAGAATTTATCATGAACATAAAGAAAAGAAAAGAATACAAAAAGAAGAGCAATTGTTAAGAGAGCAGATAGCAATAAAAGAAGCTTTGGAAAAGAGAGAAGCTGATAAAAAATTAAAAATGGAACTAGAAAAAGAAATAAGAATAAAAGAGAGAGTTGAAGAAGTTATTCTAAATAAGGAATTAGTTTTAGAAAGTTACTCTATTGATGAAAATAAGAATAATGATATAATAAATAATATAAAAGAACCTGATATAACAGAAGAAGATGAAGAATTTTTAAAAATAATTGATCCAGATTTTTTTATTAAACTAAAAGAGGAAAAACCTAAAGAAGAAATTTCAGAACAGAAAGAAAAAAAAGAAAATCCTGCTTCTGATATGGCTTATGAAAACACTATAGATTTTCCATTATTCACTATAACAGATTCTTCAGAAAAAGAAAAAACTTTTGAAGAAATAAATGATAATACAGAAAATCTGATAGAAAATAATCTTGAAAAATCAATAAAAAAGTCTAAAAAAGAAAGAGAACTTTTAACAATAAGATCTCCTGGAGGAAAAAAAGATGATTCTAGCTTCTAA
- a CDS encoding Maf family protein → MILASKSPRRKEILEDTGFKIKIKSTQMEEISDKISLTDKIMDIARKKTMIIAEQYPDEFVVGADTVVELDGKIIGKPINKSDAFNTLKMLSGRKHNVITAYSLINLSKKIDITDYDITKVSFRELSDNMIKWYISTNEPMDKAGSYGIQGKGAIFVNGINGDFFNVMGFPIGKFVEKISLLGIELKDIENI, encoded by the coding sequence ATGATTCTAGCTTCTAAGTCTCCAAGAAGAAAAGAAATTCTTGAAGATACTGGATTTAAAATAAAAATTAAGAGTACCCAGATGGAAGAAATAAGTGACAAGATTTCCCTTACAGATAAAATTATGGATATAGCAAGAAAAAAAACTATGATAATTGCAGAGCAATATCCAGATGAATTTGTTGTAGGTGCAGATACCGTAGTTGAACTAGATGGAAAAATAATAGGAAAACCAATTAATAAAAGTGATGCCTTTAATACATTAAAAATGTTATCTGGAAGAAAACATAATGTTATCACAGCATATAGTCTAATTAACTTATCTAAAAAAATAGATATTACAGATTATGATATTACTAAAGTTTCTTTTAGGGAATTATCCGATAATATGATAAAATGGTATATATCTACTAATGAACCCATGGATAAGGCAGGTTCCTATGGTATACAAGGAAAAGGAGCTATATTTGTCAATGGGATAAATGGAGATTTTTTCAATGTAATGGGATTTCCTATTGGTAAATTTGTTGAAAAAATTTCTCTTTTAGGTATAGAACTAAAAGATATAGAAAACATATAA
- a CDS encoding rod shape-determining protein yields the protein MKRYFNKFLGFFSEDLGIDLGTSNTLICVKDKGIILNEPSVVAINTRTKDIFEVGERAKLMIGRTPNNLDTIRPLKNGVIADYEITEKMLSSFYKRVSHNRFFSSPRVIICVPAGVTQVEKRAVIEVTREAGAREAYLVEEPMAAAIGIGLNIFEPEGNMIVDIGGGTSELAVISLGGIVKTSSFRVAGDRFDTTIIDYIRQKHNLLIGEKTAEDIKKQIGAVVELEEDISIDISGRNALNGLPKDIKIYSSEIVEALSELLQQIIEEIKVILEKTPPELSSDIKRRGIYITGGGALLRGIDKKISESLNLNVTISEDPLNAVINGIQILLKNFHIYNKVLISPETDY from the coding sequence ATGAAAAGATATTTTAACAAATTTTTAGGTTTTTTTTCTGAAGATTTAGGAATTGACTTAGGAACATCTAATACATTAATATGTGTAAAAGATAAGGGGATTATTTTAAATGAACCCTCTGTAGTTGCTATAAATACAAGAACAAAAGATATATTTGAAGTTGGTGAAAGAGCCAAACTTATGATAGGTAGAACTCCAAACAATCTTGATACAATAAGACCTTTAAAAAATGGGGTTATTGCTGATTATGAAATAACAGAAAAAATGCTTAGTTCTTTTTATAAAAGAGTAAGTCACAATAGATTTTTTTCAAGTCCAAGAGTTATTATTTGTGTTCCTGCTGGAGTTACTCAGGTTGAAAAAAGGGCTGTTATAGAAGTAACTAGAGAAGCTGGTGCTAGAGAAGCATACCTTGTTGAAGAGCCTATGGCTGCTGCAATTGGTATAGGATTAAATATTTTTGAACCTGAAGGAAATATGATTGTGGACATTGGTGGAGGTACATCTGAATTAGCTGTTATCTCTTTAGGAGGAATTGTAAAAACATCATCTTTCAGAGTAGCAGGGGATAGATTTGATACTACAATAATAGATTATATTAGACAAAAACATAATCTTTTGATAGGAGAAAAAACTGCTGAAGATATCAAAAAACAGATAGGTGCTGTAGTTGAGCTTGAAGAGGATATTTCAATTGATATAAGTGGTAGAAATGCTCTTAATGGACTTCCTAAAGATATAAAAATATATTCTTCTGAAATAGTGGAAGCTTTAAGTGAATTATTACAGCAAATAATAGAAGAAATAAAAGTTATTCTTGAAAAAACACCTCCTGAATTATCTTCAGATATAAAAAGAAGAGGAATATATATCACTGGTGGTGGAGCACTTCTTAGAGGCATAGATAAAAAGATTTCTGAAAGTCTTAATTTGAATGTAACTATTTCTGAAGATCCATTAAATGCTGTTATAAATGGTATTCAAATTCTTTTAAAGAATTTCCACATTTATAATAAAGTTTTAATTTCTCCAGAAACTGACTATTGA
- the scpB gene encoding SMC-Scp complex subunit ScpB — MSIQNKIEAILLLGGDEVKIKDLCNFFSLSIEEIMEILSNLKSERKNSGINIEFSGEFVYLVTNPLYGEFINQYFEHEAKPKKLSGAALETLSIIAYRQPITKSEVESIRGVSVDRIVQNLEEKKFVRVCGKKEGIGRANLYEITDKFLGYIGISSIDELPNYLEVKGRPEDGGNENK; from the coding sequence ATGAGCATACAAAATAAAATAGAAGCTATTCTTCTCTTGGGAGGAGATGAAGTAAAAATAAAAGATCTTTGCAATTTTTTTTCTCTTTCTATTGAAGAAATCATGGAAATATTGAGTAATTTAAAATCAGAGCGAAAAAATAGTGGTATCAACATTGAATTCAGTGGTGAATTTGTATATTTAGTAACTAATCCTCTATATGGTGAATTTATCAATCAATATTTTGAACATGAAGCAAAACCTAAAAAACTTTCAGGTGCTGCTCTTGAAACTCTTTCTATAATAGCCTATAGACAACCTATTACTAAAAGTGAGGTAGAATCTATAAGAGGAGTTTCAGTAGACAGAATAGTTCAAAATCTTGAAGAAAAAAAATTTGTTCGAGTATGTGGGAAGAAAGAGGGTATTGGAAGAGCTAATTTATATGAAATAACTGATAAATTTTTAGGGTATATTGGAATAAGTTCCATAGATGAACTTCCTAATTACCTAGAAGTAAAAGGGAGACCAGAAGATGGAGGAAATGAGAATAAATAA
- a CDS encoding pseudouridine synthase, translating into MRINKYLASLGIASRREVDKMIEEGAVKVNGEKAAPGIKVSDKDEIYIRGKKIEKYTEKKVYYILNKPLEVLSSSKDDRGRKTVVDLINCKERIFPIGRLDYHTSGLILLTNDGELFNRIIHPKAEIFKEYYAKVFREIKENNVELLRNGIELDDGITLPANVRILRREKGKTELLIAIREGRNRQVRRMLDKINHPVITLRREKIGNLSLGNLKLGEYRKLTKEEINYLYSL; encoded by the coding sequence ATGAGAATAAATAAATATCTAGCTTCTCTTGGAATTGCTTCAAGAAGAGAAGTAGATAAAATGATAGAAGAGGGAGCTGTAAAAGTAAATGGAGAAAAGGCTGCCCCTGGCATTAAAGTCAGTGACAAAGATGAAATTTATATAAGAGGAAAAAAAATAGAGAAATATACTGAGAAAAAAGTTTATTATATTCTTAACAAACCTCTGGAAGTACTAAGTTCATCAAAAGATGACAGAGGAAGAAAAACTGTAGTTGATCTCATCAACTGTAAAGAAAGAATATTTCCTATTGGAAGATTAGACTATCATACTTCAGGTCTCATTTTACTTACTAATGATGGTGAACTTTTTAATAGAATAATTCATCCAAAAGCAGAAATATTTAAAGAGTATTATGCTAAAGTTTTTAGAGAAATAAAAGAAAATAATGTTGAACTTCTTAGAAATGGAATTGAGCTGGATGATGGAATCACTCTTCCTGCAAATGTTAGAATATTAAGAAGAGAAAAAGGAAAAACTGAACTTTTAATTGCTATAAGAGAAGGAAGAAATCGGCAGGTAAGAAGAATGCTGGACAAAATAAATCATCCTGTAATAACTCTAAGAAGAGAAAAAATAGGAAATCTTTCTCTTGGTAATTTAAAATTAGGAGAATATAGAAAACTTACAAAAGAAGAAATAAATTATTTATATTCATTATAA
- the gatC gene encoding Asp-tRNA(Asn)/Glu-tRNA(Gln) amidotransferase subunit GatC yields the protein MALTREEVLNVAKLARLKFAPEEIEKFQIELNDILGYIDMLDEINTDEVKPLIQVNNTVNNLREDKVRESLSVEKALSNAPDSGDGAVIVPKVVGE from the coding sequence ATGGCTTTGACTAGAGAAGAAGTTTTAAATGTAGCTAAACTTGCTAGACTTAAATTCGCCCCTGAAGAAATAGAAAAATTTCAGATAGAGCTGAATGACATACTAGGATATATTGACATGCTGGATGAAATAAATACTGATGAGGTAAAACCTCTTATACAGGTCAACAACACAGTTAATAATTTAAGAGAAGATAAAGTAAGAGAGTCATTATCAGTGGAAAAAGCTCTTTCTAATGCTCCTGATTCTGGAGATGGAGCTGTAATAGTTCCCAAAGTTGTTGGTGAATAA
- the gatA gene encoding Asp-tRNA(Asn)/Glu-tRNA(Gln) amidotransferase subunit GatA: protein MENFYKLSAVEIKEKISKGDIKSENIVKEIFERIEKIDGNIGSFIYLRKEKALEEARRVDEKVKNGEKLGILGGIPVSIKDNMVSEGDISTSCSKILEGYTGIYNATAVKKLKEADAIIIGVTNMDEFAMGSTTKTSCYKKTKNPWNTERVPGGSSGGAAASIAAQEVFISLGSDTGGSIRQPASFCGVVGMKPTYGRVSRYGLMAFASSLDQIGPIAKNVGDIALCMNAIAGEDDYDATVSKKEVPDYTKFLGKDIKGMKIGVPKEYFIDGIKEDVRKVVDEALEKFKKLGAEIIEISLPHTKYAVPTYYVLAPAEASSNLARFDGVRYGYRSKDIKNIDDLYINSRTEGFGDEVKRRIMIGTYVLSAGFYDAYFKKAQKVRKLIKDDFDKAFENVDIIFTPVSPSTAFKLDDIKTPIELYLEDIFTISANLAGIPGISIPAGLADGLPVGIQLLGKPFCEGELIQAGDAFEKIRGEWKLPVID from the coding sequence ATGGAAAATTTTTATAAGTTATCTGCTGTTGAGATAAAAGAAAAAATTTCAAAAGGTGATATAAAATCTGAAAATATTGTAAAAGAAATATTTGAAAGAATAGAAAAAATTGATGGAAATATAGGAAGTTTTATTTATCTTAGAAAAGAAAAAGCTTTAGAAGAAGCAAGAAGAGTTGATGAAAAAGTAAAAAATGGTGAAAAACTCGGTATTTTAGGTGGAATTCCTGTTTCTATAAAAGATAATATGGTTTCTGAAGGAGATATAAGCACTTCTTGTTCTAAAATACTTGAAGGATATACTGGAATATATAATGCTACTGCTGTAAAAAAACTAAAAGAAGCAGATGCTATTATTATTGGTGTAACTAATATGGATGAATTTGCCATGGGAAGCACTACAAAAACTTCTTGTTATAAAAAAACAAAAAATCCTTGGAATACTGAGAGAGTTCCTGGTGGAAGCAGTGGAGGTGCTGCTGCTTCAATAGCTGCTCAGGAAGTTTTTATTTCTCTTGGATCAGATACTGGTGGAAGTATCAGACAGCCAGCATCTTTTTGTGGAGTAGTTGGAATGAAACCTACTTATGGAAGAGTTTCAAGATATGGACTTATGGCATTTGCCTCATCTCTGGATCAAATAGGCCCTATAGCTAAAAATGTAGGAGACATAGCTCTTTGTATGAATGCTATTGCTGGTGAAGATGATTATGATGCCACTGTATCTAAAAAAGAAGTCCCTGATTATACAAAATTTCTAGGAAAAGATATCAAAGGAATGAAAATTGGTGTTCCTAAAGAGTATTTTATTGATGGAATAAAAGAAGATGTAAGAAAAGTGGTAGATGAAGCTCTTGAAAAATTTAAAAAACTTGGTGCTGAAATAATTGAAATATCTCTTCCTCACACTAAATATGCTGTTCCTACTTATTATGTACTTGCTCCAGCTGAAGCAAGTTCAAACCTTGCAAGATTTGATGGAGTGAGATATGGATATAGAAGCAAAGATATTAAAAATATAGATGATCTATACATCAATTCAAGAACAGAAGGTTTTGGAGATGAAGTTAAAAGAAGAATAATGATTGGAACTTATGTGTTAAGTGCTGGTTTCTATGATGCTTACTTCAAAAAAGCTCAAAAAGTAAGAAAGTTAATTAAAGATGACTTTGACAAAGCTTTTGAAAATGTAGATATTATATTTACTCCAGTATCTCCAAGTACAGCTTTTAAATTAGATGATATAAAAACTCCTATTGAATTATATCTTGAAGATATATTCACAATTTCTGCTAACTTAGCAGGTATCCCTGGTATTTCCATACCAGCTGGACTTGCTGATGGACTGCCTGTTGGTATACAGCTTCTTGGAAAACCTTTCTGTGAGGGAGAACTTATACAAGCTGGAGATGCATTTGAAAAAATTAGAGGAGAATGGAAACTTCCTGTGATAGACTAG